A window from Diorhabda sublineata isolate icDioSubl1.1 unplaced genomic scaffold, icDioSubl1.1 Dsub_13, whole genome shotgun sequence encodes these proteins:
- the LOC130452035 gene encoding uncharacterized protein LOC130452035, whose translation MTIKFLQHNSGKGKRATDQLLQTCNEQDIDIILIQEPFHDIKPPPNYIITSHNKHSKTCTITKAVYKPITITSMTDENTTTIQIQLQDTTIHIINIYDEPGGNRNKRLDRHRRKIEEIKNPFILAGDFNAKNTGWGGDINDDRGEDIVDWITSRTYFINNTHDSPPTFISNRGKSWVDLTITKEITLTDWIVHNEETLSDHAYITYNIRQNMRYDRQKTNKTKYDFNNTDNEKIKRITDNLDWTLLYDVESTAQKYQNNYVKIMENGLKKGKRKKRKKTQIWWTQELTRLRQKTNKKRKQYQQEQNTIERATKLNLYREQRRIYKKEIKRNKINSLRQFLTDNDPDNPWETAYRILRAGTTTDYSLKTIEKQDGTWITTREETIMTLHEMYFPPDDIQNDTPLQTEKRKNMTRDFTTPEDPIFTEQEDTFLTFGRPQTWCGYQKRTAPKDQSACYQH comes from the exons atgacaataaaatttttacagcATAATAGCGGAAAGGGTAAAAGAGCGACAGACCAGCTGCTACAAACATGTAACGAACAAGACATCGACATAATCCTAATACAAGAGCCATTCCACGACATAAAGCCACCTCCTAACTACATAATAACGAGTCACAATAAACATAGCAAAACATGTACAATCACAAAGGCCGTGTACAAACCGATTACGATCACCTCTATGACTGACGAGAATACCACAACCATCCAAATACAATTACAAGACACAACAATACACATCATCAATATATACGACGAGCCAGGGGGCAATAGAAATAAAAGACTAGATAGACACAGAAGGAAAATAGAGGAAATAAAAAACCCCTTTATACTGGCAGGAGACTTCAACGCCAAAAACACCGGATGGGGAGGAGACATAAATGACGACAGAGGAGAGGACATAGTGGACTGGATAACTTCGAGAACTTACTTTATAAATAACACACATGACAGCCCACCGACATTTATTAGCAACAGAGGGAAAAGCTGGGTAGACTTGACTATTACAAAGGAAATAACCTTAACGGACTGGATCGTACATAACGAGGAGACACTCAGCGACCACGCATATATAACATACAACATAAGACAAAACATGAGATATGAtcgacaaaaaacaaataagacAAAATATGACTTTAACAACACAGATAACGagaaaattaaaagaatcaCGGATAATCTTGACTGGACCCTGCTCTACGACGTAGAAAGTACAGCGCAAAAATACCAAAACAACTACGTTAAAATCATGGAAAACGGgctaaaaaaaggaaaaaggaaaaaaagaaaaaaaactcaaatatggTGGACCCAAGAGCTGACCAGACTAAGACAGAAAACGAACAAGAAACGAAAACAATATCAACAAGAACAAAACACAATAGAAAGAGCAACTAAACTAAACTTATACAGAGAACAAagaagaatatacaaaaaagagataaaaagaaataaaataaactcaCTACGCCAATTTCTCACCGACAATGACCCGGATAATCCATGGGAAACAGCATATAGAATACTAAGAGCAGGGACCACAACCGACTACTCACTCAAAACGATAGAAAAACAGGACGGAACGTGGATAACTACAAGAGAGGAGACAATAATGACTTTACACGAAATGTACTTCCCCCCAGACGACATACAAAACGACACCCCACTACAAaccgaaaaaagaaaaaatatgaccAGAGACTTTACGACACCCGAAGACCCGATCTTTACAGAACAAGAG GACACTTTCCTAACATTTGGAAGACCGCAGACATGGTGTGGTTACCAAAAAAGAACGGCTCCAAAAGACCAATCTGCCTGCTACCAACACTAG
- the LOC130452036 gene encoding uncharacterized protein LOC130452036 codes for MTAKRLTYYLEQTNNIDERQYGFREGRTTTEAIDKIITKIRHNKDHKIHTLVITLDMSNAFNTAWTPQVVDILRQKNIPRNIAKLCTDFLKHRHIRTENIETDTHRGCPQGSSLGPALWNLIMEDWFRYLDETGGLDIDDMIQAFADDQIILLTGTSLNVLERKWRSIWAACTKWAENQKLTYNKEKTEIMFIPYKTTRQPRLKMDGHTVQIKDNIEYLGLTIDTGLLFLDHIKKVRKKTSDIASKLIAVTGRKWGRKPLILRHIYEHAIKPMVLYASEIWGHRYKDSRIIRQLRATERPYLLAITKAYRTTPTSALHVLAGVTPLQADAGARWETYIRRKPLLNTLHTYTTDKPHPTRRPLHLRLTDETQEEQTSQLHIYTDASKKDESSTIGIYIKNTIQKYYKIKVTTTCDINTLEMYAIYMGTTILLELAQNTPSTEVTIHTDSKNAIYTLQHMNTNTKITAKLTKNIQDLEQTGKTITIQYTNRQRHGMQIADRLAKEAHEQPEQTTKLFTKNMYKQERHTLAMRHWQQLWDNETTGRKTYEWIKHTKHKYADLNWKTIQALTGHGHIQTYYERFNLRETDGNCTHCQTPETIQHVRNDCTEHDRLQARTLLTTRLRTLDIQYPPTDIDIHNETIAVWLNEWAQQTIHDDETN; via the coding sequence ATGACAGCAAAAAGACTAACTTACTACCTAGAACAGACAAACAATATTGACGAGAGGCAATACGGTTTCAGAGAGGGACGGACAACCACAGAAGCCATTGacaaaataatcacaaaaataaGACACAACAAAGACCACAAAATACATACGTTGGTCATAACATTAGACATGAGCAACGCGTTTAACACAGCCTGGACACCACAAGTGGTAGACATactaagacaaaaaaatataccacgAAACATCGCTAAACTATGCACCGACTTCCTTAAGCACAGACACATACGAACCGAAAACATAGAGACCGACACACACAGAGGATGCCCACAAGGCTCCAGCCTCGGACCGGCTCTCTGGAATCTAATTATGGAGGACTGGTTCAGGTACTTAGACGAGACAGGAGGACTAGACATAGACGACATGATTCAAGCCTTTGCGGACGACCAAATAATCCTACTGACGGGAACCTCACTAAACGTTCTAGAGCGGAAATGGAGGAGCATCTGGGCCGCTTGCACAAAATGGGCTGAAAACCAAAAACTGACTTACAACAAAGAGAAGACAGAAATTATGTTCATACCCTACAAAACAACGAGACAACCGAGACTAAAAATGGACGGACATACAGTACAAATTAAAGACAACATAGAATATTTAGGACTGACAATTGACACAGGACTGCTATTCTTGGACCACATcaaaaaagttagaaaaaaaacCTCTGACATAGCGAGTAAACTGATAGCAGTCACGGGAAGAAAATGGGGACGAAAACCGTTAATACTTCGACACATATACGAACACGCAATAAAACCTATGGTACTTTACGCCTCAGAAATATGGGGACATAGATACAAAGACTCCAGAATAATTAGACAACTAAGAGCAACAGAAAGACCTTACTTACTAGCTATAACAAAAGCATACAGGACAACACCCACCTCGGCCTTGCATGTACTTGCGGGGGTAACCCCCCTACAGGCGGACGCCGGGGCGAGATGGGAAACGTACATCAGACGAAAACCGCTACTAAACACGCTTCATACCTACACAACTGACAAACCACATCCGACCAGAAGACCACTACACCTACGTTTAACAGACGAGACACAAGAAGAACAAACTTCACAACTGCACATCTACACTGACGCTAGCAAAAAAGACGAGAGTTCAACCATAggaatctacataaaaaacaccatacaaaaatattataaaataaaggtAACCACTACATGCGACATCAACACGCTCGAGATGTACGCTATATACATGGGAACAACAATACTACTCGAACTAGCGCAAAATACACCATCGACGGAAGTAACAATACATACAGACTCAAAGAACGCAATATACACACTACAACACATGAATACTAACACAAAAATCACAgcaaaactgacaaaaaatatacaagaccTTGAACAAACGGGAAAAACGATTACGATACAATACACAAACAGACAACGTCACGGAATGCAAATAGCAGATAGGTTAGCGAAAGAGGCGCACGAACAACCGGAACAGACAACTAAACTTTTCACCAAAAACATGTACAAACAAGAACGACATACCCTTGCAATGAGACATTGGCAACAGCTATGGGACAACGAAACAACAGGACGCAAAACCTATGAGTGGATAAAACACACAAAACATAAGTACGCAGACCTGAACTGGAAAACAATACAAGCACTTACCGGACACGGACATATCCAAACATATTACGAGCGTTTCAACTTACGAGAAACAGACGGTAACTGCACACACTGCCAGACTCCGGAGACTATACAACATGTAAGAAATGACTGCACAGAACACGACAGACTGCAAGCCAGAACCCTACTCACAACAAGACTCAGGACACTTGACATTCAATACCCGCCAACAGACATAGACATACACAACGAGACGATCGCCGTATGGCTGAACGAGTGGGCGCAACAGACCATTCATGACGACGAAACAAATTGA